The genomic window ACGAGCCCGGAAGGCCTTTGGCAGATGCTGGCAAGGGGCTTAACGGGATGGTCAAGCAACGGGAGCAGCCGCTTCCAAATGAATTCCTTCTGGCACCCGCAGTCTGACTTGAACGCTTCGGTGAGTCGAGCTCTGCCATgaaagctgccgccgcccccTTTCCACTAACAGGCTATAGTTCAACGCAAGAGGCTTCCACTTGATCAAGCAGGATCCCGCATTGTTTGATAATTTGTTCTTTGGGGTCACCAACATTGAGGCCAGGGCCATCGATCCTCAGCAACGAATGCTGCTTGAAGTAGCATACGAAGCGTTCGAGACGGCGGGAATCACGATGCAGAATGTCAAAGGCTCAGATACAGGGGTATATTGCGCGGTTTCACATCACGACTATGACAAGATCCTAGGCAGGGATCCCGAGTTATCCCCAGGGTGAGATTCTTGACGTGAGGGTTTTTTTCATCAGATGTTGACATTGGACAAGATACCGATTTACCGGAACTGGACCTGCGCTCGTTTCCAACCGCATTTCCTACGTGCTTGATTTGCACGGGCCAAGTATCACTCTTGATACAGCATGTTCCGGTGGACTGGTTGCGGTTCATGAAGCCTGTAAAGCCATCCGGGCGGGAGACGTGGCGCAAGCACTAGTCGGTGGCACGAACTTGATTCTCGATCCAGACCAGGTCAATATCATATCTTCAATGGAGTAAGTGCTCCTGAGCTCAAAGAAGAGGGACGACGATTTAATTGTGCGACAGCTTCCTCTCTCCCCACGGCCGCTGCTACGCGTTCGATTCCCGTGCCGATGGTTTTGGAAGGGGTGAAGGCGTGGCTGCTGTCGTGCTGAAGCGCTTAGACATGGCCCTTGGTGACGGCGACCCGATTCGGGCTGTCATTCGTGGTAGCAACGTTTGCTCGGATGGTCGCACGCCTGGAGTCACAATGCCATCTTCCGACATCCAGAGGAGAATGATTCAGAGAGCCTACCAACAGGCAGGCCTAGACCCGAGGGATACCACCTATGTGGAAGCACATGGTTCGTTTCTGGTTGCCATGCCTTGATGCAGAAATGACTGACTCGGCGAGCAGGAACTGGAACCAAGGCCGGAGACAAGGCCGAAGCGACTGCTCTCCATGAGACCTTttgcaaggcaaggcaagagGGAAATAGACTGTTTGTCGGAAGCGTCAAGGGTAATGTGGGCCATACAGAGAGTGTGGCCGGATTGGCCGGTCTGATCAAGACGGTTTTGATGCTCGAGAAAAAGATGATACCCCCCAATGCCACGTTCATGAAACCAAACAGCGACATTCCATTGGAAAGCTGGGGCATGGAAGTGCGTCTTCAGACTCTCACAGAAGCCCCTTTACTATCCTGTCAAGCTGGGACTGATGCATTGTGTGCAGGTGCCTAAAAGGATGCTCCAGTGGCCGGACAATGCCACTCGCCGCGCCTCAGTCAACAGCTTTGGGTATGGAGGTACAAACGCCCACGTTATCCTGGATGCGGCCGACGATTACCTCGACAATATGAAGCACATGTGCCCCCCAGTCGCTATTCGAGCTTGCGAGGGTAAAGTCAACGGAGACTTGGCACACGAAGTGGCAGAAGTTACGGAAACAAGTAGTCTCGCCATGACCATAATTGTTTCAAACCCAACGGAAGCAGaaccgacgacgacgcacGTCCATGGCCATTCGACTCTACAACACAGGAGGAGCCTGAAAGCTTCACCCACCAACGCCATGACGCGACCACGCCTCTTTCCCTTGTCGCACGATCAGGAAGGGGGCGTGGCGAAATTAGCGGCCAATTTCAAGCGCTTTATTTTGGACAAGCTGCCTGATACGAATGAATCTCTGGATAGTCTTGCCTTCACTCTATCGGATCGGCGGTCTGTCCACAGGTTTCGTTGGTGTGTAGCCGCATCCAGTCGTGACGAACTTGTGGATGGACTTGAACACATAGTCGAGGGCACGGATCGGGCCCTACAACAAGCTGAAGAGCGAAAAATATGCTTTGCTTTTACAGGTATAGTCGTGATGAGGATATGCAAACTTTTGCACACAAGAGTCTAACACCACGTAGGTCAGGGTGCTCAATGGGCAGGCATGGGCCGCGAATTGCTGGCCGCATACCCTGTATTTGCCAAGTCCATGGAGCGCTCAGAAAAGTATCTCACCCACCTCGGTGCTGACTGGCGGCTTCTCGCCGAGCTGGATAAACCATGGGAAACGTCTCGAATCAACGAAGCCGCCCTGTCACAGCCTTGCTGCACCGCCATCCAGATTGGACTCGTCGACTTGCTCGAGACGTGGGGAATTCGACCAGCCTTGGTGTGCGGACACTCGAGCGGAGAAATTGCGGCGGCATATGCAGCTGGCATCATGACAGCACAGGATTGTCTGAAAGTCGCCTATTTTCGTGGCCATCTGGTGAAGCGgctgaaggagaagaaaccCGAGCTTTCCGGCGGCATGCTTGCTGTTGGACTGTCGGTAGGCGAGGCGCAAAAATATCTTGACAATGACGCCACTTGCGAAAAGGTCGTCGTGGCGTGCGTCAACAGTCCTGCCAGTATCACCTTGTCCGGAGATGAAGCAGTGTTGAGCAGCATTCAAGAGACGCTCGCCGCCAGAGGCGTTTTCAACCGCAAGCTGGCGGTTGACGTGGCCTACCATTCGCACCATATGAACATGATTCTGGAAGAATACCTGCACGCCATTCAGGACATCAAACCTTTACACTGCGGGCAGCATGTCCAAATGGTATCTTCTGTGACGGGCAGGGCCGTTCAAGGCGAGGAGCTGAATGCGACGTATTGGGGTAGAAACCTGACATCTCCCGTTCTCTTTGCCGATGCTCTGGCCGAGATCTTTGACACGGCGCGAAAAAACGAAAAGCGAAGCAACATGCTTGCGgttgtcgaggttggccCTCATTCTGCACTGCAGGGTCCCATCAAACAGACCATCAAGGCGTCCAAAACAGCGGGATCCATCAGCTATCACTCGGTGCTCTCACGGAAGCAAGACGCAAGTAGGACTgccgtggccttggctgcaaGTCTGTTCGTCAATGGAGCAACCGTCGATTTTGGTCGAGTCAACGATCCGCATGGCGACGCCAAAAAGAACGTCTTGACCAACTTGCCAACGTACAATTGGCATCACAATACCACGCACTGGGTCGAGTCCCGCCGGAGCGCTCAATATAGACACAGAAAATTTCCCAAGCACGATCTTGTTGGAGTGCCCAGCAGCGACAGCATACCCAGCGAACCGACATGGCGCAACTACATCCGCCTCAGGGAATTGCCTTGGCTCAAGGGCCATTGCATTGGTGGCAACACCATTTTCCCAGCCGCTGGCTATGTGACCATGGTTTTGGAAGCCCTGAAGCAACAAATCCTCGGTGGCGGAAACCCCTGGAAGAAGATGCGTATCAAATTTCGCCAAGTTCATTTTGGTCGGGCGCTCCTCGTTGCCGACGATTCTGTGGGCGTAGAGACATTCGTCACCATTCGACCTTTTACGTACACGGCACGAGAATCTTCGGCTTCGTGGAACGAGTTTCGGATATTTTCCGTGTCTGTCAATGGAGAATCAACAGAGCATAGTCGGGGTCTGGTGACTGCCATCAGTCCTTTGCCCAACCAAGACCATGAGAATATGACGGATGCCGAGTCTCTTGCGTTTATTGAACAAGTTTCCGAGAAAGCTCGCATAGTACTCCCCCCGAAGCAGCTATACAAGGAGCTCAGAGACGTGGGTATTGAGTATAGCCACCCGTTCAATGGCCAAGAGCACATTCGAGCATCCGAGTCCGCATCGACCTGTCGAATCAAGATTCCAGATATCGAGGCTCTTATGCCTTTGCATTACCAGCAACCTCATTGCATCCACCCAGCAACATTGGATGTCTGTTTCCAAGCAGCCTTCTCGGCCATGAAGGTCGGAGACAATCTTCGGGGTACATTTGTCCTCGGCGGGTTTGACGACCTTGAAATCTCGAGTGAGATTCCGTCGCAGCCTGGAAAGCACATGTCCGTCGCGGCATCTCTTCGAGGCCTTGGCCACTCCAATTTCGCATCCGATTCAGTCATCTCGAGCTCCGACGACGGAAAATCAGAAGTCTTCATAAAGATCAAGGGGCTCATCCTTGCCAGGACAAGTGGACCATCTCGGCAGACTTCTTCACAGCATCTGGCTGGAGAATCCCTGTGCCATCGGCTAGAGTGGTCCCTTGACCCGACTTGCGCCGAGCCTCacagcatcatcaagcgTTGCCTTCTCGACCCGGACGTGTTGGTGGCTGGGAGAACGAGCATGTGTGAGCAATACTGCCAAGCTGTCGTGGCAGGGGCACTAACAGAGCTCTCtcccgacgacgaggcaaagATTACTGGCCACTTTTCTCAGTGGCTCCTGTGGATGAAGTCAATAAGGGCTGGAAGCTACCAGCCACTCCAGATGGGCAACGCGCTCAACGATAAAATCAAGTCTCTTGGCATCTACGGCGAGGTCCTGGTGGACATGGCACCTCGGCTCGTAGGTATTCTTCGGGGAGACGTTGATCCCCAGGCACTCCTTCTGGAGAAGCAGCGTCTGTACCGGCTCTACACGCGCGACAACATCAAGAGGTGTCACATGCAGCTGGCCGAATATGTCAAGCTTCTTCGATTCAAAACTCCCAATCTCCGCATCCTCGAGATTGGGGCTGCAACCGCAGACGGGTCGATGCCGGTTTTGGAAGCTCTCTACAGCAACAAGGGCGTTGCAGGAGAAGCGAGGTCCGAGTCGTATACCTTGGCCTGTGCTCCGACAGCGTTCTTCCAGGACGCAGAAACGGGATGGGATAAGGCGCAAGAGTCTCTAGAGTGGAAGAGGCTTGACATGGAAATCTCACCCAAAGAACAGGGGTTTGAACTTGGCTCGTACGACCTCGTCATTGCCGCCAATGTCTTGCATGCGACTCGCGAGATCAATGTCGCGCTGGGAAACATGAGGAGCCTGCTCAAATCAAATGGCAAGCTTGCTGTGATGGAGACGACGGCCCCAAAAATTCACGACGGAGTCATATTTGGCATGCTCCCTGGATGGTGGCTTGGAGCCACGGACGGTCGGGTGCACTCACCACTTCTCGATGCATCTGGTTGGCGTGATAGGCTCGGCCATTGTGGCTTCTCCGGAATCGACTTTGAGATGCACGACTTCGACTCGGCCGAGGACCACCAGGTCAGCGTCATGGTTTCTTCAGCAACTAGCCATCCAGAGCCATGGTGTTTGGGCATGCAAGACCCGACGAGAGGCGTGTCAACACTAGAATCCGAGTTGCCAATCTCCAAATACCCAACAAACCTGACGGGCTCGGAAGGAGGCCCTCGGCAGACCATTCTTGTGATTAGTGACGGTAAAGAGAGCAGACTTGCAGACCATGTAGCCGAGCTATTGACCTCTGTCGAGTCCAGCGTCCACGCTGAGAAGACCATGTTGGCTGAGGCGCAGGTTTCGCCTGGTCAGCTGGCCGTGGTGCTGCTCGAGGCAGTCCATCCGTTCCTGGCGACATGCTCTCAAGCGGATTGGGGAAAAGTCCGGCATATCCTTTCCAACGCAGACGGTGTTTTATGGGTCAGTtgtggcggcgccgtcgaaGGCACGAATCCTCTCCAGTCGCTCATCGTGGGCCTAACGCGCTGCCTGCGATCCGAAGACCAGCACAGAAAGGTCGTCACGCTGGATCTCGAGCCGAATCACGGGTCGGGGCTCGAGACCGCAGAGCAGATTCGCAGAGTCTATCATCATGTATTCGGTCCACATGGTCCGCCAGCCTCTGCCTTGCCGGAATTTGAATACGCCATCCGCAATGGAGAGATACTGATTCCTCGCTTGATGTGTAACAGTCCCGTGAATGAATATGTCCAAGACAGCGTTTCGAGCTACCACCCTCGACACGAGCAGGGAATGAAACCAGGCCGTGCCTTGAGCCTGAAGATCCACGAACCTGGGCTTCTCAACACACTCTACTGGGCCGACTCGGAGCGGCACGCGCGGAGCGTCGGAGCCGAAGAAGTCCGGGTGGATTTGCAATACGTCTCTCTCAACTTCAAAGACATCATGATCGCCATGGGACAACTAGAAGGGCACACGGCCATGCTGCTGGAAGGGAGCGGCAAGGTTGTCGAGGTTGGTGAAGCACTCCGTCATCAGTACTCTGTCGGTGACTTGGTCTTCGCCACCGATCCAGACGGTGTCGCCACGACCAGCGTCATTAACAAGTGCAACGTTCATCACATACCCAGGAAGCTGTCCATGGAAGTCGCAACCGCTATTTCTCTCGCCTATGCAACGGCTCTGTATTCGCTGAGGAATGTTGCCAATCTCCAAGAGGGAGAGTCCATTTTGATTCATTCCGGAGCAGGCGCAGTTGGCCAAGCCGCCATCTCCCTGGCTCAATATCTCAACGCTGGCGAAATATACGTCACGGTGGGGAGTGCGGACAAGAGGGCCCTCATAAGAGAACGCTTCGACATCCCAGACGACAAGATATTCTCCAGTCGCGGTCTCAGCTTCTACCATCAGATTCTTCGCAGGACAAatggtgatggtgtcgaTGTCATTCTCAACTCGCTCAGCGGCGAGGCGTTGCAAAAAAGCTGCTCCCTGCTCGCGCCGTTTGGACGGTTTGTCGAGATTGGTAAGAAAGATGTCATCTCCAACGCGAGGCTTGAAATGGCGTCTTTGGAAAGCAACGCCACATTTACTACCGTTGATTTGACGCTGCTTGCAAAGAGGAAGCCTCTTGTTCACCAAGAGCTCTACCGCACCATCTTTGAGCTCGTTGGCCAGGACAGGATCAAAGTTTTGAGCCCTATAACGGTCAGTCCTGTCTCCGAGCTGGAGACTTCATTTAGGCTGATGCAGGCTGGAAAACACGTGGGCAAACTACTGCTCCAGTTGGACCCGGACATGGCAATTTCCGTACGTGCACATCGTCCCATCTTGATAAACGTTTTTGCTGACTTGGGCTTGCAGGTCCAACCTCCACGGCCACCGACTCCTCGGCTGAAAGGGGATTGCTCTTACCTGGTCGTGGGAGGAACCGGCGGCCTTGGTAGAGCCACCATGAAGCATTTTGCGAGTCTCGGGGCCAAGCACATTTTTACCTTGTCCCGATCTGGTTCCGACAGTCCAATTATGAGAGAACTGGTGGAAGAGATGCGTCTTGCCGGTGTTTGTGTTGTCGTGTTCAAGGGCAGCGTCACAGACACGGTCGCGATTGAGTCGATCAAGGAGCAGGCCAGAGAATTCCCCATCAGAGGTGTTGTCCAAGGAGCAATGGTGCTGCAGGTACGTGCTCAACCGTCTTTCACAACAGTGGAGATTTCTAATGGGAAACAGGACTCTCGCGTGGACAATATGAGCTACGAGCAGTGGCGGGCTGCAATGGAACCGAAAGTTGTGGGAACAATGAATTTGCACCGCGTGTTCGGAGACACTCTAgacttcttcatcctccttTCGAGCAGTGCAGGAATCATTGGCTCGTATGCTCAGGGCAACTATTCCGCTGGCAATACGTTTCAAGATTCCCTCGCTCGCCACAGGGCATCGCTCGGTCTGCCAGCTCGCTCCATCGACGTTGGCTCCGTGGAAGGGGAAGGGTACACGGCAAATAACGAAGCGGCCGCGGAATTCGTCTCCCGCCAAGGACTGCAGCCGTACAAGGTCAAGGAGTTCCTGGCCACAATCAATGAGGCGATATGGAATCCCTTTCCATCCGGGCCCTCGGCAGCGCAGCTGATTTGCGGCACGAGGAGAGCCGATCCAAGTTCCCAAGCCAAAGAAGCAGCTCTGCAACGTCCAGATCCCAAATTCTCCCACATATGGACGAAGCCCCATCGCCAGGCATCTGCCAAGGCTGACTCGAGCCATTTCAATATTCAAGCCATGTTTGAATCAGCAAAAACGGCGGATGAAGCCGAAAAGGCGATGCAGATAGCAATCAAGCAGAAGCTTGCTCATCTGCTTGGCCTGCCAGAAAAGGACGTCAGCACGAATCGCTCCGTTGTGAGCTATGGAGTGGACTCTCTTATTGCGGTGGAGCTTCGCAACTGGATCTTGTCACAGTTGGAATCTCACGTCCAGATATTCGAGTTGATGAGTCCGATGAGTttcgccgagctggccaacaCGGTTGCCAGAAGATCTCGGCTTGTGGCGACGGGACTTTTCGGCCATGTCAAAGTCTAGCGATTGCCAACGACTTGATTCAACTAGCTAGTCGCTAGGCTGTTTCCTATCAAGAGGGACAAGAAAAAGTAAAGGTCTATTTTATCCAAGCCATTCCGTACAATCGTGCCATGTGACACACTGCCTCTATACAGAAGATGCAAGCATTCTACCCAGCAGCTACTGGGTACCGGCAAGCAGTAACAGGAAACTACACTACTACCTACGCAGCGGCACACATTATTGTCCTTGTTCTATTCACATGCGCCAATCAATGCTCAACAGAATGATATCAGCCATTTGGCCGGCTACACGCCTCACCACCACTTGCTATCCGCCGGCACACGTCGAATAACGTTGGATCCGCAGTGCACATCGCCCATTTCAACATGGTGCGTGAACCAGTCGTCAATGTAGCGAACCGTATAACCCGCCTTGGCGTAGGCCTCGtccgccgcggcggccaggaCATCCCGCCCGTCGATCACGGGCCCCCACGGGTTCGGCGCAATGACGTGCTTCctgtcgacgacgacgctgtTGATAATGCCGGGGTACAGCGCCAAAACGGGCCACGTCTCAAACTCGGACCAACTGAAGCTCTGGCGGCGCTCTATACTCGCTCCATTCCCGTCTGCCAACTTGGTAGGCGGCGTACCGGCGTCCAGCGCgttggcggccttgacgcGTACGGCGCGACGGGACATGCGTCGCGTTTCGTTgccggccttcttctcataagtccagatgtcgctCACGAAGCGGCCCCAGGGGTCCGGCTCGAGGTGGTACAGACACGGCAGGCGGatgacgtcggcgtcggtcAGGCCCGTCTCGCGCTTGAGAATCTCGATGTTGCCGGCGATGTGGGCGGCGCTCTTGTTCTGCACGGCAGCAAAGTCGGTGCTGTCGAGCACCTCGTcaatggtggtggtgacgtGCCACTCTTCGGGGTCGGCGGGCGAGCGAGGGCGCGAGACGGCCTTTTCTTTGCCGTGGCCTGCCTGCCGCGCCTGCCGGAGGATGTCGAGGCCCGCGAGCGGATCGTCCGCCATTAGAACCCAGCCGAGCTTGTTGTCGGCGGGGAGGAACTGCAGGAACTCGTCGACGTGGCCGACGGAAAGCCACGACGTGTTGAGCTCAATGGGGGCCTGTGTCTCCTGGGCCTCGAGAAAGGCCATCATGTGCGGCTTGGTCTTTTGGGTGCCCATGACGGCTCGCCCTGCGGGATAGGCCTTGCCGCGGTGCGAGTACGGGGGTATCGTCTCGAGGTTTCCGGTAGAGTCGACGGTGTCGCCGCCCGCGAGGTGCTGGACGGCTCCGACGGTGTTGGAGCGCAAATCCTGAAACACCTTGCGCCCGGCCTCGCGGTAGTCCTGCGCCGACCGCAGCATAATGTGCAGGCTGACGGGGCCGTTGGGCCCGGGGATGCTCATGTAGCCGGGCTCGAAGAAGTCCTGCGTCCACAACTCGCCGCAGCCTTCAAAGGCGTGCATGGGGCTCTCGAGGCCCAGGGAG from Metarhizium brunneum chromosome 2, complete sequence includes these protein-coding regions:
- the PADI1_0 gene encoding Protein-arginine deiminase type-1, with translation MRPSLILVVLPLASAIPQGPLKKRAAAAGQDSTASSGPSFTVSILADTNRDGRVDVAGETDTVGKETWTDDAGALFLANIVDTDRRCSSQITGSCASGLGDIFNATEPPETPVPDPRLPDTPGDGGSMEQWYNSLNEGQRALYYDYLFKGPDYQKINEVDRKISACNDASDDILRNATYLAPLRTRPIPGLGNSATGTVAVTRMLAASKVRLFHKQQTSGQWVFITSNYTFKAAELKAGLELGIDARDVRRPGGWDGRATVEFTVKDGGHEARDSVALRVAPVLTQHHGQAAKQLLTSQVDGPKGRDSGHERFVQELGEMSSSLGLESPMHAFEGCGELWTQDFFEPGYMSIPGPNGPVSLHIMLRSAQDYREAGRKVFQDLRSNTVGAVQHLAGGDTVDSTGNLETIPPYSHRGKAYPAGRAVMGTQKTKPHMMAFLEAQETQAPIELNTSWLSVGHVDEFLQFLPADNKLGWVLMADDPLAGLDILRQARQAGHGKEKAVSRPRSPADPEEWHVTTTIDEVLDSTDFAAVQNKSAAHIAGNIEILKRETGLTDADVIRLPCLYHLEPDPWGRFVSDIWTYEKKAGNETRRMSRRAVRVKAANALDAGTPPTKLADGNGASIERRQSFSWSEFETWPVLALYPGIINSVVVDRKHVIAPNPWGPVIDGRDVLAAAADEAYAKAGYTVRYIDDWFTHHVEMGDVHCGSNVIRRVPADSKWW
- the mokB gene encoding Lovastatin diketide synthase mokB; the encoded protein is MSGRLSSHASGTDGDGLMPIAVVGMSCRLSGIATSPEGLWQMLARGLTGWSSNGSSRFQMNSFWHPQSDLNASFNARGFHLIKQDPALFDNLFFGVTNIEARAIDPQQRMLLEVAYEAFETAGITMQNVKGSDTGVYCAVSHHDYDKILGRDPELSPGYRFTGTGPALVSNRISYVLDLHGPSITLDTACSGGLVAVHEACKAIRAGDVAQALVGGTNLILDPDQVNIISSMDFLSPHGRCYAFDSRADGFGRGEGVAAVVLKRLDMALGDGDPIRAVIRGSNVCSDGRTPGVTMPSSDIQRRMIQRAYQQAGLDPRDTTYVEAHGTGTKAGDKAEATALHETFCKARQEGNRLFVGSVKGNVGHTESVAGLAGLIKTVLMLEKKMIPPNATFMKPNSDIPLESWGMEVPKRMLQWPDNATRRASVNSFGYGGTNAHVILDAADDYLDNMKHMCPPVAIRACEGKVNGDLAHEVAEVTETSSLAMTIIVSNPTEAEPTTTHVHGHSTLQHRRSLKASPTNAMTRPRLFPLSHDQEGGVAKLAANFKRFILDKLPDTNESLDSLAFTLSDRRSVHRFRWCVAASSRDELVDGLEHIVEGTDRALQQAEERKICFAFTGQGAQWAGMGRELLAAYPVFAKSMERSEKYLTHLGADWRLLAELDKPWETSRINEAALSQPCCTAIQIGLVDLLETWGIRPALVCGHSSGEIAAAYAAGIMTAQDCLKVAYFRGHLVKRLKEKKPELSGGMLAVGLSVGEAQKYLDNDATCEKVVVACVNSPASITLSGDEAVLSSIQETLAARGVFNRKLAVDVAYHSHHMNMILEEYLHAIQDIKPLHCGQHVQMVSSVTGRAVQGEELNATYWGRNLTSPVLFADALAEIFDTARKNEKRSNMLAVVEVGPHSALQGPIKQTIKASKTAGSISYHSVLSRKQDASRTAVALAASLFVNGATVDFGRVNDPHGDAKKNVLTNLPTYNWHHNTTHWVESRRSAQYRHRKFPKHDLVGVPSSDSIPSEPTWRNYIRLRELPWLKGHCIGGNTIFPAAGYVTMVLEALKQQILGGGNPWKKMRIKFRQVHFGRALLVADDSVGVETFVTIRPFTYTARESSASWNEFRIFSVSVNGESTEHSRGLVTAISPLPNQDHENMTDAESLAFIEQVSEKARIVLPPKQLYKELRDVGIEYSHPFNGQEHIRASESASTCRIKIPDIEALMPLHYQQPHCIHPATLDVCFQAAFSAMKVGDNLRGTFVLGGFDDLEISSEIPSQPGKHMSVAASLRGLGHSNFASDSVISSSDDGKSEVFIKIKGLILARTSGPSRQTSSQHLAGESLCHRLEWSLDPTCAEPHSIIKRCLLDPDVLVAGRTSMCEQYCQAVVAGALTELSPDDEAKITGHFSQWLLWMKSIRAGSYQPLQMGNALNDKIKSLGIYGEVLVDMAPRLVGILRGDVDPQALLLEKQRLYRLYTRDNIKRCHMQLAEYVKLLRFKTPNLRILEIGAATADGSMPVLEALYSNKGVAGEARSESYTLACAPTAFFQDAETGWDKAQESLEWKRLDMEISPKEQGFELGSYDLVIAANVLHATREINVALGNMRSLLKSNGKLAVMETTAPKIHDGVIFGMLPGWWLGATDGRVHSPLLDASGWRDRLGHCGFSGIDFEMHDFDSAEDHQVSVMVSSATSHPEPWCLGMQDPTRGVSTLESELPISKYPTNLTGSEGGPRQTILVISDGKESRLADHVAELLTSVESSVHAEKTMLAEAQVSPGQLAVVLLEAVHPFLATCSQADWGKVRHILSNADGVLWVSCGGAVEGTNPLQSLIVGLTRCLRSEDQHRKVVTLDLEPNHGSGLETAEQIRRVYHHVFGPHGPPASALPEFEYAIRNGEILIPRLMCNSPVNEYVQDSVSSYHPRHEQGMKPGRALSLKIHEPGLLNTLYWADSERHARSVGAEEVRVDLQYVSLNFKDIMIAMGQLEGHTAMLLEGSGKVVEVGEALRHQYSVGDLVFATDPDGVATTSVINKCNVHHIPRKLSMEVATAISLAYATALYSLRNVANLQEGESILIHSGAGAVGQAAISLAQYLNAGEIYVTVGSADKRALIRERFDIPDDKIFSSRGLSFYHQILRRTNGDGVDVILNSLSGEALQKSCSLLAPFGRFVEIGKKDVISNARLEMASLESNATFTTVDLTLLAKRKPLVHQELYRTIFELVGQDRIKVLSPITVSPVSELETSFRLMQAGKHVGKLLLQLDPDMAISVQPPRPPTPRLKGDCSYLVVGGTGGLGRATMKHFASLGAKHIFTLSRSGSDSPIMRELVEEMRLAGVCVVVFKGSVTDTVAIESIKEQAREFPIRGVVQGAMVLQDSRVDNMSYEQWRAAMEPKVVGTMNLHRVFGDTLDFFILLSSSAGIIGSYAQGNYSAGNTFQDSLARHRASLGLPARSIDVGSVEGEGYTANNEAAAEFVSRQGLQPYKVKEFLATINEAIWNPFPSGPSAAQLICGTRRADPSSQAKEAALQRPDPKFSHIWTKPHRQASAKADSSHFNIQAMFESAKTADEAEKAMQIAIKQKLAHLLGLPEKDVSTNRSVVSYGVDSLIAVELRNWILSQLESHVQIFELMSPMSFAELANTVARRSRLVATGLFGHVKV